A portion of the Drosophila innubila isolate TH190305 chromosome 3L unlocalized genomic scaffold, UK_Dinn_1.0 0_D_3L, whole genome shotgun sequence genome contains these proteins:
- the LOC117786491 gene encoding mucin-5AC: MAQILGLQILCVGFLLIGAGCEGGSSPAALSDSESYIDECKWFKCPEPEATECPADSSIDEFVGILLNPLDINHDTRAKRDLQSKCCGMPRCRCNKCPTRPQCKADEVLIELSQGNGQPGNCCTQYRCGKEPQCEDGESALIYWPDKCTKCNSCKPPCIDICYQSDESSPSNCLTDDKEIKFNDDIWFQGHGCVKCVCSEGQSLCQESSCKPAECKNPVKLPDVCCPVCLEEISSSTTAGTPTTAANATTEAAVVQSSATTQKIIESATEKHVKEGTSTISSSTSESFEETTETTELPEVEETTEKSIEIEIPEIVNTDTDSLETETTEDLLSSTSAPATSTTLNDEVEQETTVTAMDDPELEISSSSTYTTSSTSSSSALTTERPEALSTSAPSALTPESTSWHSDLPIEDSTYRMASPNGATHTTNLTDIMYVLIAVVVIIIVIIIIIILFNFIFQRRKKMYSSVPHSDCNLSENTNTSDLV; encoded by the exons ATGGCACAGATTTTGGGTCTACAAATTTTGTGTGTGGGTTTTTTACTGATTGGAGCTGGATGCGAAGGCGGATCATCACCAGCAGCATTGTCAG ACTCTGAATCATATATAGACGAATGCAAATGGTTCAAATGTCCGGAACCGGAAGCGACGGAATGTCCAGCTGATAGCAGCATCGATGAATTCGTTGGAATCCTATTGAATCCATTGGATATTAATCATGACACAAGGGCTAAACGTGATCTCCAGTCGAAATGTTGTGGCATGCCACGTTGCCGTTGCAACAAATGCCCAACGCGACCCCAATGTAAAGCAGATGAGGTGCTCATCGAGTTGAGCCAGGGCAATGGACAGCCGGGCAATTGTTGCACGCAGTACAGATGCGGCAAGGAGCCGCAATGTGAGGATGGGGAAAGCGCCTTAATCTATTGGCCGGACAAGTGCACCAAGTGCAACAGCTGTAAGCCACCGTGCATCGATATCTGCTATCAGTCGGATGAGAGTTCACCCAGTAATTGCCTGACGGATGACAAAGAGATTAAATTCAATGACGATATCTGGTTTCAGGGACACGGTTGCGTCAAATGTGTCTGCAGTGAGGGACAAAGTCTCTGCCAGGAATCCTCTTGCAAGCCAGCTGAATGCAAGAATCCCGTCAAACTGCCCGATGTCTGCTGTCCCGTTTGCCTGGAGGAAATATCCAGCTCCACAACGGCTGGCACGCCAACCACAGCTGCAAATGCAACCACTGAAGCCGCTGTGGTGCAGAGCAGTGCCACAACACAGAAAATCATTGAGAGTGCGACAGAGAAGCACGTCAAGGAAGGCACCTCAACGATCTCTAGCAGCACAAGTGAATCCTTTGAAGAAACCACAGAGACCACAGAGCTGCCCGAAGTTGAAGAAACAACTGAAAAATcaattgagattgagattccAGAGATTGTCAACACCGACACAGATAGCCTGGAAACGGAGACAACCGAGGATCTGCTTAGTTCTACCTCAGCGCCAGCTACAAGCACAACTCTCAACGATGAAGTGGAACAGGAAACAACAGTGACAGCCATGGATGATCCGGAATTGGAAATCAGTAGCAGCAGCACTTACACCACTTCCAGCACATCTTCCTCCTCAGCTTTAACGACCGAACGTCCGGAAGCATTGTCCACCTCAGCTCCGTCAGCACTCACTCCGGAATCGACCAGCTGGCATAGTGATTTACCTATAGAGGATAGCACTTATCGTATGGCCAGTCCAAATGGTGCAACGCATACAACGAATCTGACAGATATAATGTATGTGTTGAT
- the LOC117788132 gene encoding uncharacterized protein LOC117788132 produces MNLAEFLMLIYYFYFTTNINNRLNRNTGNCSYADEVPLSYICSGVVTEDIMIRWHDLRTSVGSTYMLWGSSGGDKSILLVSFGSSLLIHYKTIKIKSITFQITGETNDRNFSVILSESKTHCFKIGLRYLSNLKRNCLKENYNEDDIVDYPIIHYGLKNGRRNLIASSRKIMVILLLTLFVF; encoded by the coding sequence ATGAACTTAGCTGAATTTCTGATgctaatatattatttttattttacgacAAATATTAACAATCGATTGAATCGAAATACCGGAAATTGTTCCTATGCGGATGAGGTGCCACTTTCGTATATTTGCTCGGGTGTCGTTACCGAAGACATTATGATACGGTGGCATGATCTCAGGACGAGTGTTGGCAGTACCTATATGCTCTGGGGCTCCTCTGGTGGAGACAAGTCGATTTTATTGGTGTCTTTCGGAAGTTCATTGTTGATTCATTACAAAACGATAAAGATCAAATCGATAACATTTCAGATAACGGGTGAAACAAATGACAGGAATTTCAGTGTGATCTTAAGTGAATCGAAAACACATTGCTTTAAAATAGGATTACGCTACTTGAGCAATCTGAAAAGAAATTGTCTAAAGGAGAACTACAATGAGGACGATATTGTTGACTATCCAATTATACATTATGGGCTCAAAAATGGACGtcgaaatttaattgcatCCTCAAGAAAAATTATGGTCATTTTGTTGCTAACGTTGTTCGTATTTTAA